From the Phycisphaerae bacterium genome, the window AATCTCAATGGCCGATTCGCGTTGCGGTTCCGCAATGGTCATGAGATAGTACCGTTCCCCGATAAGATCTTAGCCACGATGAAGGCGCTCCAGGTACCGCAATCCGGGTCCATTGGCATCTCATTTGCATTGCTTCGGCGCAAGAAGCTGGAGCGCGGGGTATCCGCGTGTTGTTCAGGAGCGCAGAGAGTCGCCTTCTGACGGGCGGGCAGCGGGCGTCTCGTCGTCTTTGTGAGCTGGTGGTTTATGGGCAATAGCGACGAATCCCGATCCGCGTTTTCGATCGTCTCGAGGGTCGCGATCGGCATCCTCTTCGCTATCATTGTCGTGGCACTGCTGCTTTGGCTGGCTGGGACGTTTCAACCGAAGATCGACACGCACACCAATGTGACATCAGCCGGGGAGGATCGGGCGACTTTGCCTCCCGGTGCGGATTTGGTTGCGGCAAGAACAATCAGTGTCCAGCGCGAGGAACCCTCTGTCGGGACCATTCGGGCCGTTCATGAGACGACCCTTTCTTCAAAGCTCCTGGCCAAGGTCGTCGAAGTGAGCGTCAAGGCGGGGCAGCGGGTTTCCCGGGGCGACATTCTTGTCCGTCTCGATGACGCCGATCTTCGCGCCCGTCTCGAACAGGCCCTGGCATCGGCCGGTGCCGCCCGCGCCGCACGTGATCAAGCCAAGATCGAATTCGACCGCGTTTCGGAGCTGCGCGAGCGAGGTGCGGCGGCGAAAATCGAGTGGGATCGGGTCGACACGGACTTGAAGACCGCAGAAGCCAACTTGGCGCGTGCGGAGCAAGCCGTCGCGGAGGCGCGCGAGATTCTGAGCTATGCAACGATTGCCGCGCCGATAACGGGCGTTGTAATCGACAAGAAAGTGGAGGCGGGTGATACCGTCTCGCCGGGACAGCCCCTTGTGACGCTGTTCGACCCAGAACATATGCAGCTCGTGGCCAGCGTTCGGGAATCGTTGACGCGACGACTATCCGTCGGACAGACAGTCAATGTCGAGATCGATGCCCTCGACCTGCGGTGTCAAGGTCGAATCAGCGAGATCGTGCCCGAGGCCGAGTCGACCAGTCGCACATTCTCGGTGAAGGTCACCGGTCCCTGTCCGCCGGGCATCTATTCCGGAATGTTCGGCCGCCTGTTGATTCCGCTGGGTGAAGAAGAGGTTCTGGTGATTCCCCAAGCCGCCGTGCGACGGGTCGGCCAACTCACCACCGTGGATGTAGCTGATAACGGTGCAAAGGAGCGCCGTGCGGTTCAGCTTGGTCGGACGTTTGACCAAGACGTCGAAGTGCTCTCGGGGCTGCGACCCGGGGAGCAGGTGATTCTGCCTGACGCCGACGGGAGCGCGTCCTAGACATGGCGGCTTCGGGAGCGACACCTTCGAGCGAACGGCACCATGACTTCACCAACGCCGTCGTATCCGCCTTCCTAAATTCCAACCTTTCGCTGATCCTGATTCTCCTGGCCGCCGCCGTCGGATTGACTT encodes:
- a CDS encoding efflux RND transporter periplasmic adaptor subunit — protein: MGNSDESRSAFSIVSRVAIGILFAIIVVALLLWLAGTFQPKIDTHTNVTSAGEDRATLPPGADLVAARTISVQREEPSVGTIRAVHETTLSSKLLAKVVEVSVKAGQRVSRGDILVRLDDADLRARLEQALASAGAARAARDQAKIEFDRVSELRERGAAAKIEWDRVDTDLKTAEANLARAEQAVAEAREILSYATIAAPITGVVIDKKVEAGDTVSPGQPLVTLFDPEHMQLVASVRESLTRRLSVGQTVNVEIDALDLRCQGRISEIVPEAESTSRTFSVKVTGPCPPGIYSGMFGRLLIPLGEEEVLVIPQAAVRRVGQLTTVDVADNGAKERRAVQLGRTFDQDVEVLSGLRPGEQVILPDADGSAS